A single window of Periophthalmus magnuspinnatus isolate fPerMag1 chromosome 22, fPerMag1.2.pri, whole genome shotgun sequence DNA harbors:
- the kcnk5a gene encoding potassium channel subfamily K member 5a: MVDKGPLLTSAIIFYLSIGAAIFQVLEEPNWKLAVREYDAQKDKILKDYPCLTKDDLNRILEAVSDAAGQGVTITGDKTFNNWNWPNAVIFAATVITTIGYGNIAPKTSNGRVFCIFYGLFGVPLCLTWISELGKFFGGRAKHLGQYLTKKGFSLRKAQFTCTAIFLLWGVLVHLVLPPFVFMSQEGWTYIEGLYFSFVTLTTIGFGDLVAGVEPNKEYPTLYRYFVEVWIYLGLAWLSLFFNWKVRMVIEAHKALKKRRKLRKLSLDELQHYKQSHKASLRLPPTPNDVNIFGFLSKKQEGYNDLIKQIGDKKDSRPNGSAINAIYRVKSKDMGRSQSCNDAPVFNGHTILSLDRSPRQKRRYSFSDRVTVAFSKSKNYLLGSDSGLLLTEDHVEGESSPDPIFENQLDKDADIEHGGVGDSSKRTWDNKEYHALTIQNANITFIDEENFLGSNLEEEEEDNDSKAKLSITTCDENIETNSKEEQGSESDESVFTSDCSEHSHSYEKLVEEYSKEDNTDT; this comes from the exons ATGGTAGATAAAGGCCCCCTGTTGACTTCTGCTATTATTTTTTACCTGTCCATTGGGGCAGCGATTTTTCAAGTTCTGGAAGAGCCTAATTGGAAGCTGGCTGTGAGAGAGTACGATGCACAAAAGGATAAAATTCTGAAGGACTACCCCTGCCTGACGAAAGATGATTTGAACAGAATTTTAGAG gctGTATCAGATGCTGCGGGCCAAGGTGTAACTATTACTGGAGACAAAACCTTCAACAACTGGAACTGGCCAAATGCCGTTATTTTTGCTGCCACTGTTATCACTACTATTG GATATGGGAACATTGCCCCTAAAACCTCCAATGGCCGTGTCTTCTGTATCTTCTACGGCCTGTTCGGTGTGCCTCTGTGCCTCACCTGGATCAGTGAGCTGGGAAAGTTCTTCGGAGGCAGAGCAAAGCACCTCGGCCAGTACCTCACTAAGAAGGGCTTCTCACTG AGAAAGGCTCAGTTTACCTGCACAGCGATCTTCCTCCTCTGGGGTGTGCTGGTGCATTTGGTGCTCCCACCCTTTGTGTTCATGTCCCAGGAGGGCTGGACCTACATTGAAGGTCTCTACTTCTCCTTTGTCACTTTAACTACAATCGGATTTGGAGACTTGGTGGCAG GAGTGGAACCCAACAAGGAATACCCAACTCTGTACCGCTACTTTGTGGAGGTGTGGATTTACCTTGGGCTGGCctggctctctctcttcttcaacTGGAAAGTGCGGATGGTGATAGAAGCTCACAAGGCTTTGAAGAAACGCCGCAAACTCCGCAAATTATCCCTGGACGAGCTGCAGCATTATAAACAATCGCACAAAGCCTCGCTCAGACTACCACCCACTCCAAATGATGTCAATATATTTGGCTTCCTGTCCAAAAAGCAGGAAGGTTACAATGACTTGATCAAGCAGATTGGCGATAAGAAAGACAGTCGGCCTAACGGTTCAGCCATCAATGCTATCTACAGAGTCAAATCAAAAGACATGGGCCGGTCCCAGAGTTGCAATGATGCCCCTGTATTTAATGGTCACACAATCTTAAGTCTAGATAGGTCTCCACGTCAAAAGAGGCGCTATAGTTTTAGTGACCGTGTAACTGTGGCCTTCTCAAAATCAAAGAACTACCTCTTGGGTTCGGATAGTGGTTTATTGCTAACCGAAGACCATGTGGAAGGTGAATCGAGCCCCGACCCGATATTTGAAAACCAGCTTGATAAAGATGCAGATATAGAACATGGTGGAGTGGGCGATTCCAGTAAAAGAACATGGGACAACAAGGAATACCATGCACTCACTATCCAAAATGCTAATATTACTTTTATTGATGAAGAGAACTTTTTAGGCAGTAATttggaagaggaagaggaggacaatGATTCAAAAGCTAAATTGTCTATAACAACATGTGatgaaaatattgaaacaaattcaAAAGAAGAACAAGGATCAGAGTCTGACGAATCTGTCTTTACTAGTGACTGTTCTGAGCACAGCCATTCCTATGAGAAACTGGTAGAGGAATACTCAAAGGAGGACAATACGGACACATGA